The Mycolicibacterium doricum genome includes a region encoding these proteins:
- a CDS encoding ATP-binding protein encodes MAVPDSLEAWRDFVNRRNLEPDHLTFKEIKALSPTAKDDYDQQRFAWLGADVVLETPDTEALTHQTRVLMARNSAASATARRGLAISGSAGRGKSTAALLIGRRHERTMRAKFDRYDDGFAPVVYSVVPPGTTPKMMMLAFANFLGLLVPNKSTAQDLTEQIVGVMRSLSVSLVLVDEVHNLKTNHQAGSEAASALKVFSERLDATFIYAGIDLLQADLFAGHMGRQLKGRMAVHQMRKYAYGTKAQRDKWAELVLGIEALLPLGRHAAGSLEPEATYLYDRTGGSIGSLRALLNDAAIAAILNGDELVSRKLLDMTSTDFAAEEAAARTVAGDTAVPMPLRRAE; translated from the coding sequence GTGGCCGTACCGGACTCACTGGAGGCATGGCGGGATTTCGTCAATCGCCGGAACTTGGAGCCTGACCACCTCACCTTTAAGGAGATCAAGGCCCTCTCCCCTACAGCGAAGGATGATTACGACCAGCAGCGTTTCGCCTGGCTGGGCGCAGATGTGGTGCTGGAAACGCCTGACACCGAGGCGCTTACGCACCAGACTCGTGTACTGATGGCGCGGAACTCTGCTGCCTCGGCGACCGCGCGCCGTGGCCTTGCGATCTCAGGCTCTGCTGGCCGCGGCAAGTCCACTGCTGCCCTATTGATCGGTCGCCGCCATGAGCGGACGATGCGCGCCAAATTCGACCGCTACGACGACGGCTTTGCCCCAGTCGTGTACTCCGTCGTACCACCGGGAACCACCCCGAAGATGATGATGTTGGCGTTTGCCAACTTCCTCGGACTGCTCGTACCCAACAAGTCAACCGCCCAAGATCTGACCGAACAGATCGTTGGTGTCATGCGCAGCCTCTCGGTCTCCCTCGTCCTGGTCGACGAGGTGCACAATCTTAAGACCAATCACCAGGCAGGCAGTGAGGCAGCATCGGCGCTGAAAGTGTTCTCGGAACGACTCGATGCCACGTTCATCTATGCAGGCATCGACCTGCTACAGGCCGACCTGTTCGCCGGTCACATGGGCCGCCAGCTCAAGGGGCGGATGGCTGTTCATCAGATGCGGAAGTACGCGTACGGAACAAAAGCGCAACGCGACAAGTGGGCTGAGCTCGTCCTGGGCATCGAAGCACTCTTGCCTCTCGGTCGGCACGCGGCAGGCTCCCTTGAGCCGGAAGCGACTTATCTCTATGACCGCACTGGTGGCTCCATTGGTTCGCTCCGAGCCCTCCTCAACGACGCAGCCATTGCGGCGATTCTGAACGGCGACGAGCTGGTCAGCAGGAAGTTGCTTGACATGACCTCCACCGATTTCGCGGCGGAAGAGGCGGCAGCGCGGACCGTCGCGGGAGACACGGCGGTCCCGATGCCGCTCAGGAGGGCAGAATGA
- a CDS encoding SNF2-related protein, translating to MTSQLTDHQAKYYAHELQRSYANDHVGKLAGLLFDAQVEPKPHQIDAALFALQTPFLPGVILADEVGLGKTIEAGIVISQYWAERRRSVLIVAPSSLRQQWQQELYEKFLIPSAILDPKSKDALLDQLGGRASQVLICSYEFALRHGTSLLKTWDLVVADEAHRLRNHWTGKTKVAEAMAHIVQSAHKTVLLTATPLQNKLEELYGLVSIFDPSYFYSLDAFRERYVKNREIGGDDDLVERVATVSKRTLRRDADKYIHFTKRLPLTVEFTPSADEMRLYDLVNDYLQRDELFAFAGSQRHLSALIIRKRLGSSTYAVASTLENIANRLADEVAAGQRRDARGGLVAADFAVDDEITSEELEEAEEIDGTGTSARASSIPRDESLLEAMRAEVAELREYAALARSITENQKAVKLSEALDLGFERLRELGAPEKAIIFTDSTKTQEYIARSLREAGRSDGLVLFNGSNNGPEQNAIYQEWLEKNKDGDLITGIAAADRRKALVDFFRKDGTIMIATEAAAEGINLQFCSMLVNYDLPWNPQRVEQRIGRVHRFGQKHNVVVVNFSNKGNIAEQRILELLTNKFQLFSSVFGASDEVLGAIEDGLDFEKTISAILTRCRSADELDSAFKELEAQYEGEISREMASAKAKVFDNLDPHVQDRLKAYDTQSGEVLNKFERLLLAVTRHELDEHATFEGEGRTFALNQSPVKDAPTGRYFFKSQPLDNAHQYRYASPLAQHVVETSKTHETPSRELTFSLGQSERVSSAIRALEGTSGELTVNLATFRMRARDEDVAESYMLAGALTDDGRWLDEEYVADVLDLACIEVGGQPVEIDESRFTSHLDTRRAQLEKEVQGRNSRYYDQQEELLYRNQQDRKAEHEGAIRDYRAKEKEARKLARQADDPMEQLRLKKEARKWEQRAEEADEDFREMRKKLRAEADKFLELIEQSLQGTHETEHLFTIRWRIAT from the coding sequence ATGACCTCTCAGCTCACCGACCATCAAGCCAAGTATTACGCTCACGAGCTGCAGCGCAGCTATGCGAACGATCATGTCGGCAAGCTCGCCGGCCTGCTGTTCGACGCCCAGGTGGAGCCGAAGCCGCACCAGATCGACGCCGCCCTGTTCGCATTGCAGACACCGTTCCTGCCAGGTGTGATTCTCGCTGACGAGGTCGGCCTCGGCAAGACGATCGAGGCGGGCATCGTCATCTCGCAGTACTGGGCAGAGCGGCGTCGCAGCGTCCTGATAGTCGCACCGTCGAGCTTGCGGCAGCAGTGGCAGCAGGAGTTGTACGAGAAGTTCTTGATCCCGTCTGCGATCCTCGACCCTAAATCCAAAGATGCACTTCTCGACCAATTGGGTGGCCGCGCGTCGCAAGTGCTGATCTGCTCCTATGAGTTCGCGCTCCGGCACGGGACCTCCCTGCTAAAGACCTGGGATCTCGTGGTTGCAGATGAGGCGCACCGTCTTAGGAACCACTGGACGGGCAAGACCAAGGTGGCGGAAGCAATGGCGCATATCGTGCAAAGCGCCCACAAGACTGTGCTGCTCACTGCGACACCGCTGCAGAACAAGCTCGAAGAACTGTATGGGCTGGTGTCGATTTTCGACCCTAGCTACTTCTACTCGCTCGATGCGTTTCGAGAACGGTATGTCAAGAATCGCGAAATCGGTGGCGATGACGACCTCGTCGAGCGCGTCGCGACGGTCTCGAAGCGCACGCTGCGGCGTGACGCGGACAAGTACATCCACTTCACCAAGCGGCTGCCGCTGACGGTCGAGTTCACGCCTTCGGCTGACGAAATGCGCCTGTACGACCTGGTTAACGACTACTTACAGCGCGACGAGCTGTTTGCTTTCGCAGGGAGCCAGCGCCACCTCTCTGCTCTGATCATCCGCAAGCGCCTCGGTTCGTCGACCTACGCCGTCGCGAGCACGTTGGAGAACATTGCCAACCGTCTCGCGGATGAGGTTGCCGCCGGGCAACGCCGCGACGCGCGTGGCGGTCTGGTGGCTGCGGACTTCGCCGTCGATGACGAGATCACCAGCGAGGAACTGGAAGAGGCCGAGGAAATCGACGGAACGGGTACCAGTGCCCGCGCATCGTCGATACCACGGGACGAGTCGCTGCTAGAGGCGATGCGCGCCGAGGTGGCGGAGTTGCGCGAGTATGCAGCGCTCGCCCGTTCGATCACCGAGAATCAGAAGGCCGTCAAGCTCAGTGAGGCCCTCGACCTTGGCTTCGAGAGGCTGCGCGAGCTGGGCGCTCCCGAAAAGGCCATCATCTTCACCGACTCAACCAAGACACAGGAGTACATCGCCCGATCGCTGCGCGAGGCCGGCCGGAGTGACGGGCTCGTCTTGTTCAACGGCTCGAACAATGGACCGGAGCAGAACGCGATCTACCAGGAGTGGCTGGAGAAGAACAAGGACGGCGACCTTATCACTGGCATAGCCGCCGCGGATCGGCGCAAGGCGCTCGTGGACTTCTTCCGTAAAGACGGCACGATCATGATCGCGACTGAGGCGGCAGCTGAGGGCATCAACCTGCAGTTCTGCTCGATGCTCGTCAACTACGACCTGCCCTGGAACCCGCAGCGTGTCGAGCAGCGTATTGGACGTGTGCACCGCTTCGGACAGAAGCACAACGTCGTCGTCGTGAACTTCTCGAACAAGGGCAACATCGCTGAGCAGCGCATCCTGGAGCTGCTTACCAACAAGTTCCAGCTGTTCTCAAGCGTGTTCGGAGCCAGCGATGAGGTGCTCGGCGCGATCGAGGACGGTCTGGACTTCGAGAAGACGATCAGCGCGATCCTCACCCGTTGCAGAAGCGCTGACGAACTCGACTCGGCCTTCAAGGAGCTAGAGGCGCAGTACGAGGGCGAGATCTCCCGCGAGATGGCCAGCGCTAAGGCGAAGGTCTTCGACAACCTCGACCCCCACGTCCAGGATCGACTCAAGGCATACGACACGCAGTCCGGCGAAGTGCTGAATAAGTTCGAACGCCTCCTGCTCGCGGTGACACGGCACGAACTGGACGAGCACGCCACCTTCGAGGGCGAGGGGCGCACCTTCGCGCTGAATCAGTCGCCTGTGAAGGACGCCCCGACCGGGCGCTACTTTTTCAAGTCACAGCCGCTCGACAACGCCCACCAGTACCGCTACGCGAGCCCCCTCGCCCAGCACGTCGTCGAGACCTCAAAGACCCACGAGACCCCATCACGCGAGCTGACGTTCTCACTCGGGCAGTCGGAGCGCGTCTCCAGCGCCATCCGGGCGCTGGAAGGCACCAGCGGCGAACTGACCGTCAACCTCGCGACCTTTCGCATGAGGGCACGCGACGAAGATGTCGCCGAGTCGTACATGCTGGCCGGCGCGCTGACCGACGACGGACGCTGGCTTGATGAGGAATACGTCGCAGACGTCCTCGACCTCGCCTGTATCGAGGTCGGTGGACAGCCGGTAGAGATCGATGAGAGCCGCTTCACGTCACACCTTGATACGCGGCGGGCTCAGCTGGAGAAGGAAGTCCAGGGCCGTAACTCCCGCTACTACGACCAGCAGGAGGAACTGCTCTACCGCAACCAGCAGGATCGCAAGGCTGAGCACGAGGGTGCCATCCGCGACTACCGCGCCAAGGAGAAGGAAGCTCGAAAACTCGCCCGGCAGGCCGACGATCCGATGGAACAGCTGCGGCTCAAGAAGGAAGCCCGCAAGTGGGAGCAGCGCGCTGAGGAGGCCGACGAGGACTTTCGGGAGATGCGCAAGAAGCTCCGAGCCGAGGCGGACAAGTTCCTCGAACTGATCGAGCAATCACTCCAAGGAACCCACGAGACCGAGCACCTGTTCACGATTCGCTGGCGGATCGCCACATAA
- a CDS encoding site-specific DNA-methyltransferase, with translation MTDEIYETPSSTANFQTELAAQLADLVPEAIADGKVDVEKLKELLDGDAADSSERFGLFWPGKKRALRAAQEPTTATLKPDFENSKDWDTTKNVFVEGDNLEVLKILQKHYHAKIKMIYIDPPYNTGKDFVYPDNYKEGLETYLEWTRQVNEEGKKLSTNAETEGRYHSNWLNMMYPRLKLARNLLTNDGLIFISIDDNEASNLKRLCDEVFGEKNFVAQFVWNTEGHTDNQFPIKINHEYILTYARNSQAAQFGYAIDPNTRTASNLWAGIAENSITKNGSANPPSEIKLPAGFPVASESEIVLPPSDLPPGLIDAMRTDKLSSNQLKRRFGSIQFPLRFDELHAKDGKLTRECRFYSGWANANKLKQFIDGGCVKFADGDAGEIDFYLSGTGVIYYRRERGDKARNILSVLRNLGTTEKMSSDLAQMGLMFSYPKPIDLLAYLIEVGSGPGEIILDFFAGSASTAHAALLLNAQDNGGRRFIMVQLPQPTEERSEAHKAGFKTIPELSRKRIDLVGQELAGVTDGQFDTGDTVDIGFRAYKLADTNFSKWRLSSDVELDALQQQLLSLRDSATDDATADELLIEILLKQGYSLTEAVSTGEVGGLDVRLVRDRDGDVALLAYLDEHTKPTLKQLHALVDESPTRIIVLEDAFQGDDELKTNLFQLAKSKGIELWTA, from the coding sequence ATGACTGACGAGATCTACGAAACACCATCCAGCACTGCGAATTTCCAGACTGAGTTGGCAGCGCAGCTTGCCGATCTAGTTCCCGAGGCTATCGCCGACGGCAAGGTGGATGTCGAGAAGCTCAAGGAACTGCTTGACGGAGACGCAGCCGACAGCAGCGAGCGCTTTGGGCTGTTCTGGCCGGGCAAAAAGCGTGCGCTCCGTGCCGCGCAGGAGCCGACGACCGCGACGCTGAAACCGGACTTCGAGAACTCGAAAGACTGGGACACCACCAAGAACGTGTTCGTCGAGGGTGACAACCTTGAGGTACTCAAGATCCTGCAGAAGCATTACCACGCGAAGATCAAGATGATCTACATCGATCCCCCGTACAACACCGGAAAGGACTTCGTCTACCCGGACAATTACAAGGAGGGACTCGAGACCTACCTTGAATGGACACGCCAGGTCAACGAGGAAGGCAAGAAGCTCTCGACCAACGCTGAAACTGAGGGCCGCTACCACTCCAACTGGCTCAACATGATGTACCCGCGCCTCAAACTGGCGCGTAACCTGCTGACGAACGATGGCCTCATCTTTATTTCTATCGATGATAATGAGGCGTCGAACCTCAAGAGGTTGTGCGACGAGGTGTTTGGTGAGAAGAATTTTGTTGCACAGTTTGTTTGGAATACGGAAGGGCATACTGATAACCAGTTTCCGATCAAGATAAATCACGAGTACATTTTGACCTACGCCCGAAACTCCCAAGCGGCGCAATTTGGCTACGCAATTGACCCAAATACGAGAACTGCTAGCAACCTCTGGGCGGGTATTGCAGAAAACTCCATCACTAAGAACGGTTCTGCAAACCCTCCAAGTGAGATAAAACTCCCGGCAGGATTCCCCGTTGCGTCAGAATCAGAAATCGTGCTTCCACCATCTGACCTCCCCCCCGGGCTTATTGATGCGATGCGCACCGATAAGCTCTCAAGCAATCAGCTGAAAAGGCGCTTCGGCTCCATCCAGTTCCCACTAAGATTCGATGAACTGCACGCAAAGGACGGAAAGCTTACGCGCGAGTGCCGTTTCTACTCGGGCTGGGCGAACGCTAATAAACTCAAACAGTTTATCGATGGAGGGTGCGTCAAATTCGCTGACGGCGATGCTGGTGAAATTGATTTCTACCTATCCGGGACTGGAGTAATTTATTACCGACGTGAGCGCGGAGACAAAGCTCGGAATATATTGTCCGTCCTCAGAAACTTGGGGACAACTGAGAAAATGAGTTCTGATCTCGCACAAATGGGCTTGATGTTCAGCTACCCCAAGCCAATAGACCTCCTCGCTTATCTGATTGAAGTTGGGTCGGGGCCTGGGGAAATAATTCTTGACTTTTTCGCGGGTAGCGCGTCGACGGCGCACGCTGCGTTGCTTCTCAATGCCCAGGACAATGGCGGTCGCCGTTTCATCATGGTGCAGCTTCCGCAGCCAACCGAAGAGAGGTCAGAAGCTCACAAGGCTGGGTTCAAGACAATTCCCGAGCTCTCTAGGAAACGTATCGATCTCGTTGGGCAAGAACTCGCCGGCGTCACCGATGGCCAGTTCGACACTGGCGACACCGTTGATATCGGCTTCCGGGCGTACAAGCTCGCCGACACAAACTTTTCCAAGTGGCGACTGTCGAGCGATGTTGAGTTGGACGCCCTCCAACAGCAGCTGCTGAGCCTCCGTGACAGCGCCACTGACGACGCGACGGCCGACGAGCTGCTGATCGAGATCCTGCTCAAGCAGGGCTACTCGCTGACTGAGGCTGTCTCGACGGGCGAGGTCGGAGGACTTGACGTCCGGCTTGTTCGTGACCGCGATGGCGACGTCGCTTTGCTCGCCTACCTGGACGAACACACAAAGCCGACCCTCAAGCAGCTCCACGCCCTCGTCGACGAGTCCCCGACCCGGATCATTGTTCTCGAGGATGCGTTCCAGGGCGACGACGAACTCAAGACCAATTTGTTCCAGCTCGCAAAGAGCAAGGGCATTGAGCTCTGGACGGCGTGA
- a CDS encoding restriction endonuclease has protein sequence MSGSGFQFDASQPYQLAAIGSVVDLFDGQPKDAEKLVATLRGAAVQPGSDQAEFDIDLTQEVGAVGNSLVLDPDLILANLQRVQDRNGLEVAPKLYDDALDFDIEMETGTGKTYVYLRTIFDLAVRYNFTKFVILVPSVAIREGVSTSIRLMREHFENLYKPQGITFDASIYSGKSAEEVQPFATSTNVQILIMTIDSIRGNANTRVIHQTRDKLNGLRPIDYLKATHPVVIMDEPQNMESQLSQSAVGELAPAFTLRYSATHKKQRNVVYRLDPVDAHDLGLVKQIVVAEVQQQGTDAAPYIRLVEVRREPSWSARLELSCRKSDGSLERRVVSVKQHKELSGTNVTDNPIYEGWRINEMSIEPAYVDLTKHGFLNEGESIGASSGAIYKEMIRETIREHLRKDSMLRAKGIKVLSLFFIDKVESFLGDGLNNVDADGQFVQWFDELLSEERARSPKWQELLPQEPSELRRGYFSVLKGAKGAADKFHDTSGSTKADDDAYELIMQDKERLLDEKEPVRFIFSHSALREGWDNPNVFQICTLREMGAEMERRQTLGRGLRLPVAKTQDGYSRVAERGIATLTVVANESYTKFADELQKDYKRAGVEIGRVRKAEFSKIPWQDESGALTEDQFGYQRSLLVWEHLKDKGFIDKEGAVTSKFQPSQLGFSIDLPPDIAWAEGAIIELVGRAHIGKYVKPASKRKPRVLNKYLYATPEFEDFWETISQKTTYRVRIDHDQIVENAINAIKGAPEIEALRIEVTRAGVKVLRGGARGEELGTRSADLKGSYDLPDIITELQEATSLTRKTLVDILIGSGRLGEFIGNPNDFIAMAKRSLQGELAKIVVDGIQYEKIAGSIYELRELQKDGLEEKERFLDQMYKVQHTQKTDFDYVVFDSEVERQFAELLDSREDIKLFMKLPSKFKIDTPVGPYNPDWAIVKHEEGQDRIYMIRETKSTLDDWKLRPSELAKIRSAKRHFEAIGVEDYARAVPGAWKL, from the coding sequence ATGAGCGGGTCAGGGTTTCAATTCGACGCTAGTCAGCCGTATCAGCTGGCTGCGATCGGCTCGGTCGTCGACCTGTTTGATGGTCAACCTAAGGATGCAGAGAAGCTCGTCGCAACGCTGCGCGGTGCAGCTGTGCAGCCAGGTTCGGATCAGGCAGAGTTCGACATCGATCTCACTCAGGAGGTCGGCGCCGTCGGTAACAGCCTAGTGCTCGACCCAGACCTGATCCTCGCGAATCTCCAACGCGTGCAAGATCGAAACGGTCTTGAGGTAGCACCGAAGCTTTACGACGACGCGCTCGACTTCGACATCGAGATGGAGACAGGCACCGGCAAGACATACGTATATCTGCGCACGATCTTCGATCTGGCCGTCAGGTACAACTTCACCAAGTTCGTGATCCTCGTACCCAGCGTTGCGATCCGGGAGGGTGTCAGCACGAGCATCCGGCTTATGCGGGAGCATTTCGAAAACCTCTACAAACCTCAGGGGATCACCTTCGATGCGTCGATCTACAGCGGCAAGAGTGCCGAGGAAGTCCAGCCGTTCGCGACGTCGACGAACGTGCAGATCCTGATCATGACAATCGACTCGATCCGCGGTAATGCAAACACCCGCGTCATCCATCAGACCAGAGACAAACTGAACGGCCTGCGGCCCATCGACTATCTGAAGGCCACTCATCCGGTCGTCATCATGGACGAGCCGCAGAATATGGAGTCGCAGCTCTCGCAATCGGCCGTTGGCGAACTCGCCCCTGCGTTCACGCTGCGCTACAGCGCGACCCACAAGAAACAGCGCAATGTTGTCTATCGACTCGACCCGGTCGACGCCCACGATCTCGGGCTGGTGAAGCAAATAGTCGTTGCCGAGGTACAACAGCAGGGCACGGACGCGGCGCCGTATATCAGGCTCGTCGAGGTGAGGCGCGAGCCATCCTGGTCGGCCCGGCTAGAGCTATCCTGCCGCAAGTCGGATGGCTCGCTGGAGCGGCGCGTCGTGAGTGTCAAGCAGCACAAGGAACTTTCAGGCACGAACGTCACCGACAACCCGATCTATGAGGGCTGGCGAATCAACGAAATGAGCATCGAGCCGGCCTATGTCGACCTCACCAAACATGGCTTCCTCAACGAGGGCGAAAGCATCGGCGCATCCAGTGGCGCTATCTACAAGGAGATGATCCGCGAGACCATCCGCGAGCACCTGCGCAAGGACTCGATGCTCCGCGCCAAGGGGATCAAGGTTCTCAGCCTCTTCTTCATCGACAAGGTCGAGAGTTTCCTAGGCGATGGCCTGAACAACGTCGATGCGGACGGACAATTCGTGCAGTGGTTCGATGAACTGCTGAGCGAGGAACGAGCACGATCACCGAAGTGGCAGGAGTTGCTCCCCCAGGAACCGTCGGAGCTACGTCGGGGGTACTTCTCCGTTCTCAAAGGCGCGAAGGGTGCCGCCGACAAGTTCCACGACACTTCTGGCTCGACGAAAGCGGACGACGATGCCTATGAGTTGATCATGCAAGACAAGGAGCGGCTGCTTGACGAAAAGGAACCGGTGCGCTTCATCTTCAGTCACTCTGCCCTGCGCGAGGGCTGGGACAACCCAAATGTCTTCCAGATCTGCACTTTACGTGAGATGGGCGCCGAGATGGAACGCCGTCAAACGCTTGGGCGTGGCCTGCGCCTCCCTGTTGCAAAGACTCAGGACGGCTATTCGCGTGTCGCTGAGCGTGGGATTGCGACGTTGACCGTTGTGGCGAATGAGTCCTACACGAAGTTCGCGGACGAGCTCCAGAAGGACTACAAGCGCGCCGGAGTCGAGATCGGTCGGGTACGCAAAGCTGAGTTCTCGAAAATCCCGTGGCAGGACGAGAGCGGCGCTCTCACCGAGGATCAGTTTGGCTACCAGCGTTCCCTCCTCGTATGGGAACACCTGAAGGACAAGGGTTTCATCGACAAGGAAGGCGCCGTCACCTCGAAGTTCCAGCCGAGCCAGCTCGGCTTCAGTATCGACCTACCGCCAGATATCGCCTGGGCTGAGGGGGCCATCATCGAGCTGGTCGGCCGCGCGCACATCGGCAAGTATGTCAAGCCGGCCAGCAAGCGTAAACCTCGCGTACTCAACAAATATCTTTATGCGACACCGGAATTCGAAGACTTCTGGGAGACAATCAGCCAGAAGACGACCTACCGGGTACGCATCGACCACGACCAAATCGTCGAGAACGCGATCAATGCGATCAAGGGTGCGCCTGAAATCGAGGCATTGCGCATCGAGGTCACCCGGGCCGGTGTAAAGGTACTTCGAGGCGGCGCCAGGGGCGAGGAACTCGGCACGCGTTCAGCAGACCTCAAAGGCAGCTACGACCTGCCCGACATCATCACTGAACTTCAGGAGGCGACATCCCTCACCCGTAAGACCCTCGTCGACATCCTGATCGGCAGCGGTCGGCTGGGCGAGTTCATCGGTAACCCAAACGATTTCATCGCGATGGCTAAGCGTTCGCTGCAAGGTGAGCTGGCCAAGATTGTCGTCGATGGCATCCAGTACGAGAAGATCGCTGGCTCGATCTACGAGCTTCGTGAGCTACAGAAAGATGGGTTGGAGGAGAAGGAGCGCTTCCTCGATCAGATGTACAAGGTGCAGCATACCCAGAAGACCGATTTCGACTATGTCGTCTTCGACTCCGAAGTTGAGCGCCAGTTCGCCGAGCTGCTTGATTCACGAGAAGACATCAAGCTGTTCATGAAGCTCCCGTCAAAGTTCAAGATCGATACCCCGGTTGGCCCGTACAACCCCGATTGGGCGATCGTTAAGCACGAAGAAGGCCAGGATCGGATCTACATGATCCGCGAAACCAAGAGCACCCTCGATGATTGGAAGCTACGCCCAAGCGAACTCGCCAAGATTAGGTCCGCCAAGCGCCACTTCGAGGCTATTGGGGTCGAGGACTATGCGCGTGCAGTCCCGGGAGCGTGGAAACTGTGA